From Acipenser ruthenus chromosome 2, fAciRut3.2 maternal haplotype, whole genome shotgun sequence, a single genomic window includes:
- the LOC117408755 gene encoding nocturnin-like isoform X2, which yields MLKPWEFAEVVYPAYNTFRNQKEQMCSMGNSTSRLYSALAQTLSSSPAPQQEEYGEHVVPINPDDLLKECKKALLNRPARVQRAFAFPRNNRPSTPHRPIRVMQWNILAQALGEGTDNFVHCPLDALNWAERKYLILEEILLHRPDILCLQEVDHYFDTFQPILNSMGYHSSFLPKPWSPCLDVEHNNGPDGCALFFNRDRFELVDSTNIRLVAMMLKTNQVAIAQTLRCKETGRLFCVAVTHLKARSGWERFRSSQGSDLLQNLQSITEGTGIPLLICGDFNAEPTEDVYRDFATSSLNLNSAYKLLSEDGQSEPPYTTWKIRPSGESCHTLDYIWYSQHAFSVDSVLDFPTEEQIGPNRLPSYNYPSDHLSLVCDFSFNDEPDRLL from the exons TGTGTTCCATGGGCAACAGCACCAGCAGGCTGTACAGCGCCCTGGCCCAGACGTTAAGCAGCAGTCCCGCTCCCCAGCAGGAGGAGTACGGCGAGCATGTGGTGCCCATCAACCCAGATGACCTCCTCAAGGAGTGCAAGAAGGCCCTGCTCAACCGGCCAGCCAGAGTGCAGCGAGCCTTTGCTTTCCCTAGAAACAACAGGCCCAGCACCCCCCACCGGCCAATCCGAGTCATGCAGTGGAACATCCTCGCACAAG ctcttgGGGAAGGAACAGACAATTTTGTTCATTGTCCTCTGGATGCTTTGAACTGGGCAGAGCGCAAGTACCTCATCCTTGAGGAGATTCTCTTGCACAGACCAGATATATTGTGCCTGCAGGAGGTAGATCACTACTTTGACACCTTCCAGCCTATCCTGAACAGCATGGGCTACCACTCCAGCTTCTTACCCAAGCCCTGGTCGCCCTGCCTGGACGTGGAGCACAATAACGGACCAGACGGCTGCGCTTTGTTCTTTAATCGAGACAGGTTTGAACTGGTGGACAGCACTAACATACGTCTGGTAGCCATGATGCTGAAGACCAACCAGGTGGCTATAGCTCAGACCCTGAGGTGCAAGGAGACAGGGAGGCTGTTTTGTGTTGCCGTCACGCACCTCAAAGCTCGCAGTGGCTGGGAGAGGTTCCGTTCTTCCCAGGGCTCCGATCTCCTTCAGAATCTGCAGTCCATCACAGAGGGGACTGGCATCCCCTTGCTGATTTGTGGGGACTTCAATGCAGAGCCCACCGAGGATGTCTATAGAGACTTTGCGACCTCCAGCCTCAACCTGAACAGTGCCTATAAGCTGCTCAGCGAGGACGGCCAATCCGAGCCCCCGTACACCACATGGAAGATCCGCCCGTCTGGGGAAAGCTGCCACACGCTGGATTACATTTGGTACTCCCAGCATGCCTTCAGCGTGGACTCGGTTCTGGACTTCCCTACAGAGGAGCAGATCGGACCCAATAGGCTGCCGTCTTACAACTATCCTTCAGACCACCTGTCATTAGTCTGTGACTTTAGTTTTAACGATGAGCCAGACAGACTTTTATAG
- the LOC117408755 gene encoding nocturnin-like isoform X3, which yields MGNSTSRLYSALAQTLSSSPAPQQEEYGEHVVPINPDDLLKECKKALLNRPARVQRAFAFPRNNRPSTPHRPIRVMQWNILAQALGEGTDNFVHCPLDALNWAERKYLILEEILLHRPDILCLQEVDHYFDTFQPILNSMGYHSSFLPKPWSPCLDVEHNNGPDGCALFFNRDRFELVDSTNIRLVAMMLKTNQVAIAQTLRCKETGRLFCVAVTHLKARSGWERFRSSQGSDLLQNLQSITEGTGIPLLICGDFNAEPTEDVYRDFATSSLNLNSAYKLLSEDGQSEPPYTTWKIRPSGESCHTLDYIWYSQHAFSVDSVLDFPTEEQIGPNRLPSYNYPSDHLSLVCDFSFNDEPDRLL from the exons ATGGGCAACAGCACCAGCAGGCTGTACAGCGCCCTGGCCCAGACGTTAAGCAGCAGTCCCGCTCCCCAGCAGGAGGAGTACGGCGAGCATGTGGTGCCCATCAACCCAGATGACCTCCTCAAGGAGTGCAAGAAGGCCCTGCTCAACCGGCCAGCCAGAGTGCAGCGAGCCTTTGCTTTCCCTAGAAACAACAGGCCCAGCACCCCCCACCGGCCAATCCGAGTCATGCAGTGGAACATCCTCGCACAAG ctcttgGGGAAGGAACAGACAATTTTGTTCATTGTCCTCTGGATGCTTTGAACTGGGCAGAGCGCAAGTACCTCATCCTTGAGGAGATTCTCTTGCACAGACCAGATATATTGTGCCTGCAGGAGGTAGATCACTACTTTGACACCTTCCAGCCTATCCTGAACAGCATGGGCTACCACTCCAGCTTCTTACCCAAGCCCTGGTCGCCCTGCCTGGACGTGGAGCACAATAACGGACCAGACGGCTGCGCTTTGTTCTTTAATCGAGACAGGTTTGAACTGGTGGACAGCACTAACATACGTCTGGTAGCCATGATGCTGAAGACCAACCAGGTGGCTATAGCTCAGACCCTGAGGTGCAAGGAGACAGGGAGGCTGTTTTGTGTTGCCGTCACGCACCTCAAAGCTCGCAGTGGCTGGGAGAGGTTCCGTTCTTCCCAGGGCTCCGATCTCCTTCAGAATCTGCAGTCCATCACAGAGGGGACTGGCATCCCCTTGCTGATTTGTGGGGACTTCAATGCAGAGCCCACCGAGGATGTCTATAGAGACTTTGCGACCTCCAGCCTCAACCTGAACAGTGCCTATAAGCTGCTCAGCGAGGACGGCCAATCCGAGCCCCCGTACACCACATGGAAGATCCGCCCGTCTGGGGAAAGCTGCCACACGCTGGATTACATTTGGTACTCCCAGCATGCCTTCAGCGTGGACTCGGTTCTGGACTTCCCTACAGAGGAGCAGATCGGACCCAATAGGCTGCCGTCTTACAACTATCCTTCAGACCACCTGTCATTAGTCTGTGACTTTAGTTTTAACGATGAGCCAGACAGACTTTTATAG